A region from the bacterium genome encodes:
- a CDS encoding saccharopine dehydrogenase family protein, with protein sequence MSKVLIIGAGGVGGVVTHKCAQMPEIFDEICLASRTEEKCKAIAAQLKTRIQTAKVDADKPLEVVRLIKKINPDILINVALPYQDLSIMEACLATGVDYLDTANYEPPNKAKFEYKWQWKYHKAFREKGLLAVLGCGFDPGVSNIFCAYAQKHYFDEIHTVDILDCNAGSHGKAFATNFNPEINIREITARGKYWEKGQWKDTDPLSVHQTFNFPEVGPKEMYLMYHEELESLVKNIKGLKRIRFWMTFGEQYLTHLRVLENVGMTRIDPVMYEGKPVVPLKFLKAILPEPSSLGKNYKGKTNIGCMMEGIKNGKKRKIYIYNVCDHAQCWKEVKSQAISYTTGVPAAIGARMVVTGAWCDAGVFNVEQFNPDPFMEELNHYGLPWKVKHLGPGQMPVK encoded by the coding sequence ATGAGTAAAGTTTTGATTATCGGAGCAGGTGGTGTTGGCGGTGTGGTGACGCATAAATGTGCTCAGATGCCGGAGATTTTTGATGAGATATGTCTGGCCAGTCGCACAGAAGAAAAGTGCAAGGCTATTGCAGCACAACTGAAAACCAGGATCCAGACGGCCAAGGTTGATGCCGATAAGCCGCTTGAAGTTGTCCGCCTGATCAAAAAGATCAATCCTGATATCCTGATCAATGTCGCGCTTCCGTATCAGGATCTATCCATTATGGAGGCCTGTCTGGCAACGGGTGTGGATTATCTCGACACCGCCAATTATGAGCCGCCCAACAAGGCGAAGTTTGAATACAAGTGGCAGTGGAAATATCACAAGGCGTTCCGTGAAAAAGGATTGCTGGCCGTATTGGGTTGCGGTTTCGACCCCGGGGTCTCCAATATCTTTTGTGCCTATGCCCAGAAGCATTATTTCGATGAAATTCATACCGTGGATATTCTCGATTGCAACGCCGGTTCGCACGGGAAGGCATTTGCCACCAACTTCAATCCCGAGATCAATATCCGGGAAATTACCGCACGCGGTAAGTATTGGGAAAAAGGGCAGTGGAAGGACACCGACCCCCTTTCGGTTCATCAGACGTTCAACTTCCCCGAGGTGGGTCCGAAGGAAATGTATTTGATGTATCACGAGGAACTGGAGTCCCTCGTGAAGAACATCAAAGGACTTAAGCGGATCCGGTTCTGGATGACTTTTGGTGAACAATATCTGACGCACTTGCGGGTGCTTGAGAATGTCGGGATGACCCGTATTGATCCTGTCATGTATGAAGGCAAGCCCGTTGTTCCGCTGAAATTCCTGAAGGCCATTCTGCCGGAACCCTCGTCGTTGGGGAAAAACTACAAGGGCAAGACCAACATAGGCTGCATGATGGAAGGCATCAAGAACGGCAAGAAACGGAAGATCTATATCTATAACGTTTGTGATCACGCCCAGTGCTGGAAGGAAGTCAAGTCTCAGGCAATTTCCTATACCACGGGTGTCCCTGCCGCCATCGGTGCGCGAATGGTGGTGACCGGTGCCTGGTGTGATGCCGGCGTATTTAATGTGGAACAGTTCAATCCCGATCCCTTCATGGAAGAATTGAATCACTATGGTCTTCCGTGGAAGGTCAAGCATCTGGGTCCCGGTCAAATGCCGGTCAAGTAA
- a CDS encoding PAS domain-containing sensor histidine kinase — MKSNQNGVGIASDSMQRTELLAVIANTVRDRLFLLTVEADGFFRFLCVNDSFLLGTGLTEEQVVGRRIEEVVPSPFHSFVQSKLQEAIRDNTTVIWTEHAILLPEKHEGEVAVTPIEDESGRIVQLAGVIRDINLRRNAEEEGRELSCHLLQLQDEERRRIGRELHDSTAQELAAVGMNIGLVLQRIEGRDTTNDDLLADSLAIVDQCNREIRTMAYLLHPPLLEDVGLAAASHEYVSGFSQRSGIQVTIDVGSDLGRLPPATEQALFRVLQESLANVHRHSGSKTAKIRIWRENDRVFLEIKDQGNGLPPDMISDENGRISKVGVGIAGMRERLRQLGGRFTIESNPQGTTVRAMIQIKGSAR; from the coding sequence ATGAAATCAAATCAGAATGGGGTCGGAATTGCATCTGATTCCATGCAACGAACCGAACTCCTCGCCGTCATCGCCAATACCGTTCGCGATAGACTTTTCCTTCTCACGGTCGAGGCCGATGGCTTCTTCCGATTTCTTTGCGTGAACGATTCCTTCCTGCTGGGAACAGGACTCACAGAAGAACAAGTAGTCGGCAGGCGTATCGAGGAGGTCGTCCCCTCCCCCTTTCACTCTTTTGTTCAAAGCAAACTCCAGGAAGCCATTCGTGACAACACCACTGTAATCTGGACTGAACACGCCATCCTCCTGCCAGAAAAGCACGAGGGCGAAGTCGCCGTGACACCCATCGAAGACGAATCGGGACGAATCGTCCAACTCGCGGGCGTCATCCGTGATATTAATTTGCGGCGAAATGCGGAAGAAGAAGGCAGAGAACTATCCTGTCATCTTTTACAACTTCAAGATGAGGAACGCCGGCGGATAGGTCGCGAATTACATGATTCCACGGCACAGGAATTAGCCGCGGTCGGGATGAATATCGGGCTGGTGTTGCAGCGTATTGAAGGACGTGACACGACGAATGACGACCTCCTGGCGGACTCCCTTGCCATTGTCGATCAATGCAACCGGGAAATCCGAACCATGGCCTATCTGCTGCACCCCCCCTTGCTTGAAGATGTGGGTTTGGCCGCCGCCTCCCACGAGTATGTCTCCGGGTTTTCGCAACGAAGCGGGATTCAAGTAACCATCGATGTCGGCTCTGACCTAGGCCGTCTCCCCCCCGCGACCGAGCAGGCATTATTCCGTGTTCTCCAGGAAAGTCTGGCCAATGTCCACCGGCATTCAGGAAGCAAGACCGCTAAAATCCGAATCTGGCGTGAAAACGATCGCGTTTTTCTTGAAATCAAAGATCAAGGCAACGGTCTTCCCCCCGACATGATATCCGATGAAAACGGGCGGATTTCAAAGGTAGGAGTAGGGATTGCGGGCATGCGTGAACGCCTGCGCCAACTCGGCGGCCGATTTACAATTGAATCCAATCCTCAAGGCACCACCGTGAGGGCGATGATACAGATAAAAGGGAGCGCCAGATGA
- a CDS encoding response regulator transcription factor, protein MNTELQLHPLRTLIVDNSKLFLTCLQRLLKVQGVVQVVGTAADGREAVEMAGKLTPDLVLMDLHMPGMDGLQATMLLRQQVPDSRIIIMTANETDSMASFCRNHGAHGFVSKYQMLNSLAVEIERIFPAGTQALKPEKVISLK, encoded by the coding sequence ATGAATACAGAATTACAACTACACCCCCTGCGCACACTCATCGTAGACAACTCGAAGCTCTTCCTGACGTGTTTACAACGCCTGCTCAAAGTGCAGGGAGTGGTGCAGGTAGTAGGCACGGCAGCCGATGGCCGTGAGGCCGTAGAAATGGCCGGAAAGCTCACCCCGGATCTGGTGCTGATGGATCTCCATATGCCCGGCATGGACGGCCTCCAGGCAACGATGTTACTGCGTCAACAGGTACCTGACAGCCGCATCATCATCATGACGGCGAATGAAACGGACTCCATGGCGAGTTTTTGCCGAAACCATGGCGCACACGGCTTTGTTTCGAAGTATCAAATGCTTAACTCTCTGGCGGTTGAGATTGAACGGATATTTCCAGCAGGCACACAAGCCCTGAAGCCGGAAAAGGTGATTAGTCTGAAATAG
- a CDS encoding response regulator transcription factor: MKPLRILIADDHELVRKGLRSVLDGQAGWTICGEAINGREAVEFARQLKPDVIVMDVTMPELNGLEATRQILKERIKTEVLILTVHESEQLVGEVLAAGARGYILKGDTTRLLVDAIESISQHKPFFTGTASEVVLGGYLRPGQPARKESRALPRLTAREREIVQLLAEGKSNKEVATSLGVSVKTVDAHRANIMHKLNIHSVTDLVRYAIRNNIIAA, from the coding sequence ATGAAGCCCCTGCGAATATTAATAGCCGACGACCATGAACTCGTCCGGAAAGGGTTACGATCTGTCCTGGACGGCCAGGCGGGGTGGACAATTTGCGGCGAGGCGATCAACGGACGGGAAGCTGTCGAGTTTGCCAGGCAATTAAAACCGGACGTCATAGTCATGGATGTAACCATGCCCGAGCTAAATGGGCTCGAGGCCACACGCCAGATTCTCAAAGAACGAATCAAAACCGAGGTACTGATCCTCACTGTGCATGAATCCGAGCAATTGGTCGGCGAGGTGCTTGCCGCAGGTGCACGAGGCTACATCCTCAAGGGTGACACCACACGCCTTCTGGTCGACGCCATTGAATCGATCTCTCAGCACAAGCCTTTTTTTACAGGAACGGCGTCGGAAGTGGTGTTGGGAGGCTATCTAAGACCTGGGCAACCTGCTCGAAAAGAGTCACGGGCGCTCCCTCGCCTGACTGCTCGCGAACGTGAGATCGTACAGCTTCTCGCGGAAGGCAAAAGCAATAAGGAAGTGGCAACATCACTTGGCGTCAGTGTCAAAACTGTGGATGCGCACCGTGCCAACATCATGCATAAGCTCAACATCCACTCCGTGACTGACCTCGTCCGCTACGCCATCCGTAATAACATCATCGCCGCCTGA